From a single Glycine soja cultivar W05 chromosome 19, ASM419377v2, whole genome shotgun sequence genomic region:
- the LOC114399885 gene encoding BAG family molecular chaperone regulator 2-like: MIKLRSMRFSRSSSKLGNGHKATPPIEKDCRSIGEIQWELRPGGMLVQKRKSNQSAGEGMITIIVSTMSQSQEISIEATSTFGELKMILSLVTSFEPREQRLLFKGKERDDDEYLHMVGVREKDKVLLLEDPAIKEKKLLGLRDQPINNPSRAISV; this comes from the exons ATGATTAAGTTGAGGTCAATGAGGTTTAGCCGAAGCAGCTCCAAGCTTGGAAATGGGCACAAAGCAACACCACCCATTGAAAAGGATTGCAGAAGCATTGGTGAAATCCAATGGGAACTTAGGCCTGGTGGCATGCTTGTTCAAAAAAGGAAGAGTAACCAAAGTGCAGGGGAGGGAATGATCACAATTATAGTGTCAACTATGTCACAATCTCAAGAAATTTCTATTGAGGCCACATCAACTTTTG GAGAATTGAAAATGATTCTTTCACTGGTAACAAGTTTTGAGCCCAGAGAGCAAAGGCTTCTCTTCAAGGGTAAAGAGAGAGATGATGATGAATATCTACATATGGTTGGGGTTAGAGAAAAGGACAAGGTTCTTCTGTTGGAGGATCCAGCAATAAAGGAGAAGAAACTGCTTGGCTTAAGAGACCAACCCATTAACAATCCTAGTCGTGCCATCAGTGTATGA
- the LOC114398697 gene encoding uncharacterized protein LOC114398697, which produces MASSNGNFPASMPVLKGKNYDDWCVQMKVIFRFRDVTEVVQEGVQELDRNSTDAQKVAHCDLKKRDANALFIIHQCVDADNFQKIGSVDTAKKAWDTLEKSYAGDSKLKKVKLQTLRRQYEFLQMSGQESIGEFFSQILAITNQMNAYGDKQSDLGIIDKVLRTLTPRFDHIVVAIEQGQNLEEMKIEELQGILEAQEMRLNERNSQRSVEQAMQAQKTKGNNYDGGKNKKGKGKWKNNKWKGVRNKRIPRNAHEAQLTQDEDSDSDKVLLMATTNSEEDNVNLWYLDTGCSNHMTGHREWFVNIDDKVKSKIKFADNSSVTAEGIGKLLEKDYSMQMEDS; this is translated from the exons ATGGCTTCCTCGAATGGAAATTTTCCAGCATCTATGCCCGTTCTCAAAGGCAAGAACTATGATGATTGGTGTGTTCAGATGAAGGTAATCTTTCGATTTCGAGATGTGACAGAAGTGGTGCAAGAAGGGGTTCAAGAACTTGACAGGAACTCAACTGATGCACAGAAGGTGGCTCACTGTGATTTGAAGAAAAGAGATGCAAATGCGCTGTTCATTATTCATCAGTGTGTAGATGCagataattttcagaaaattggaTCTGTTGATACTGCAAAGAAGGCATGGGATACTCTAGAGAAATCCTATGCAGGGgatagcaaactcaagaaggtgaaGTTGCAGACCTTGAGAAGGCAGTATGAATTTCTACAAATGAGTGGTCAAGAAAGCATTGGTGAGTTTTTTTCTCAAATCTTGgcaattacaaatcaaatgaatgCTTATGGTGACAAGCAATCAGACTTGGGGATCATTGACAAGGTATTAAGAACCTTGACACCAAGATTCGATCATATAGTGGTGGCAATTGAGCAAGGCCAGAATCTTGAAgaaatgaagattgaagaactgCAAGGAATACTTGAAGCTCAAGAGATGAGGCTCAATGAAAGAAATTCACAAAGATCAGTTGAGCAAGCTATGCAAGCCCAAAAAACCAAAGGGAACAACTATGATGGTGGCAAGAATaagaagggaaagggaaagTGGAAGAACAATAAGTGGAAAGGGGTCAG AAATAAAAGGATTCCAAGAAATGCACATGAGGCTCAATTGACACAAGATGAGGATTCTGACTCTGATAAAGTGTTACTAATGGCAACAACAAACTCAGAAGAAGACAATGTTAATCTGTGGTATCTTGACACAGGTTGTTCCAATCACATGACTGGACATAGAGAGTGGTTTGTAAACATTGATGATAAGGTGAAGAGCAAGATCAAGTTTGCAGATAACAGCTCTGTAACTGCAGAAGGCATTGGAAAG TTGCTAGAAAAGGACTATTCAATGCAGATGGAGGATAGTTAA